Within Urocitellus parryii isolate mUroPar1 chromosome 10, mUroPar1.hap1, whole genome shotgun sequence, the genomic segment TTCTGAACTCATCATGCCAAGTCTGGTAGGAGCATTCTGTTCGAAGAGAAACAGTGCATCATATTATGAACCAGCTGCCTTTTATTATCTTCTTATCTactaaaacaaagttaaaagtcATTTAGCATTTCCTTAAGGCTTAATATTAATGCAGTATCCAGGGACAGAGCAGAAAGTCCAGTCATTCTTGAAAAAATGTAGCCAATTTGTCAGATCTAAAATTCACTTTTCCTTAATGCTAATTGTTGTGTCTGGCCAGAATTATCCAAATAGGGAACTGTGCCTCCTTACCATTTCAGTTGATAATGTAGGCACTTACAGAATATTTATTTGCAATATCTTTTGTGAGGTCtggctttttataattttagcccTCAAGatgatatttaattaaatatacttttaatagAATATGAACTTACCAGTTGATTTGTTCCATAAGATGTGTAAAACATTCCTGGATAAAGctacacaaaataaaatggttaTCACAAAATGCTTTTTCCAAGGAAAGAACTTTCAAATCAAATTGCAAACACTTAGAGaagctgtattttaaaaacaaacaaacttactGCAGATGGTTTGTTTTGTGGCAGTGGTCCCCGAGATATCACACGGGCTATATGGAACAACTTTAagtggtaaaaaataaaacaaataatttacataGGCAAATCCCACTACAGTAatatataagaattatatgaaatacattttcagATGGATTACTATGAAGAATTGGTACTTAACAACAGAACCCATAATACTTCATATTTATGGACAAATGGAACAATTAAAAATTTcgttaaattttttttgaaatacagaTATATTTTTCCTAGGAAAGTATCTCAGTGAAATCTATACTTACTGATGGAACCTGTGGACCAGCAAAATCCATTACCAGGAGCTATATCATAGATAAGGATTAAAGTTACCAGTCAAAATCaacaaactgaacagacacttatttACGATtacaataaaacaatttaaaatatgtttctctcttttatttttttttagtcttttgaggGGATGACCCAAGAATTTACAATTGTCTTTTACTAATGTGACTCAAGTGTCCTGGCAGGACAATTTGCTAGATCTAAAAttcacttttcctttaaattttattgtgtgtgtttgtctagCCAGAATTTGCTATATCTTGcagaataaaaagtaatgaatttTGGAATTGGAACATACTTggtttgaattctggctctgccactttgATTTTATGTAATCCTGGCCAAATTCTGTAATTTCTTTAAGTCTATCTTGTCCTTAAAAGGGATAATCATATCTATCTTTATAGTTATTAAAAGGgatgatcatatatatattttataatatgacCTTTATGTTGTATATCTATCTTTCTAGATTGTAGGCAGGGAGACAATGGGAGAATGTTAAATACCTCCAGCATAATAGTTACATGGtatatcttcctttttttcctgtccattgcttttttttctctattaaagaTACTTTATCAGAGATAAGATAAATTATGTTATAATGgcatattaagaattgtaatgcaaaaataaataaatcaattaaaaaagatacTTTATTAAAGGTACTTTTGTACTTTTGGTTTTCATCTCTGCAGAGAGGCGATAATGTAAGATCCTACTTGTTATGCTGAAGGATTAATCCTCTCCTCTGTCTttctaacaaatgaaaaaatgatggTAGATTGCCTGGACTTCTCTGGGCTGCCCTGTATCCTATGAAAACTTTCACCTTTTGCAACTAAGAAGCCAAGTTTTAAAAGCAcagaatattttttgaatgtgtCTTATCTCTGGTGGTAAAGGGtacaaatgaatatttatgttttacttaaaaaatagtcCTCAAAATGAAAGGCTGAtcaataacatttatattttcgtGTATTAGTTCTGAAGGCTGCGATTTTTAGAATTGGCCAGCTAATTAGTTTTCTTTCATTAGGTTAGTAGGTGATCCTGATCTGAATGTAGAGAAAAGAATTACCTTAGATGTTGGTGGTTTCTCTGTTGGTGCCACCTCTTGCTCAGTTGCTGGCGGTTCTCCATCCTGCAGGGGCAGCTGCCTTGGATGCATTGGAGGTTGAGGACCACCCTTCTGGGCTGTTGCCTGGATAGCGGTTGCAGCAGTGGGCTGGAGGAAAGGTTTCAGTCCTGACTGTTGAGGCTGCAGGGATGGCTGTGATGGGAGAGGTGGGGGATGCACAGGCAAAGAATATTCATACtgtagaaaaatttgaaaagagtGTCAGGAAGGGATGTGGTGCCTAGAATTTCTACAGCAAAAGACTTGGGTGGTTTTTGTTTGGAAGGAATGTTAGGGGACTTAAAGCAGTATTTACATAGGAagcaaaactgattttttttgaagaaattttggGTATGTTTGTTTCTTCTACCTCCTTTGGGATAAACATTGCTCTGGGAGATGGAAAGCTACTTGAACTTCCTAATGGAATGAATCATTCATTTCCTCCTCTGGGTGCTATGACTAcctatgtgtatttttattttactactttcactgcattataattatttgtcATAAATCTTTGGTCTCCTGGTAACTGAGacaaaatactgtattttatctTTATAGCTCTTGTATTTAACATATTAACCTAGTTCCTAACAAgtgtctggcacatggtaggtaCTTAATAAATTGTGAGTTAATGAAAAGATAAGAgctaactaaataaaatacacatcaaATACCTTCATCATGAAGTTCATGTTGGAAAAATTACTCAAGTGAAGAAACAATCACCATTAACATAATTTATTGACTACTAAATGTGGACTGTCGTATAATGCTCCTGATGAGGAAGACCATCTGGAATTAAAAGATACTGTCAAAACCACCATGTTTGTTTGAttcttttagaaattacttgTGCTGAGTGGCTCCATATTTCTTGTAGATTAGTTACAAATTCCTCAAACTGGCATGGAAGTCTAATAATAATTGGCTCTGTTTTGCCTCTTCAACCATTGCACATGTGTAAACTCTCATGCTATTTATTACTTCTACAATGCAGTTTAGCACCTTGTAATATGTTGTCTTATCTCCcataacatttgaaatgttataaGCTTGGAGtcattctaaaatgtatttatttttatcccaAAGCACAGTTTGATTAACTTTATACTTGTTAGGCACCCAACAAATAATGATTAACAGATTGATATATTTATTGACTTCTATAGGGTTTGTTGTGTTTTAACAAGGATGTTTGTCATCATTTGAAAGTAGCCTTTGGGAattatatttagataattttttaaaatgaaaatagtccAAACTATAATCTGTTTTTAATTCCAAGGATTGTTTATCTATTATCCTTGCTAATAATTTTAACAttgctcttttgtattttttttaaaaaattttttcttagttgtagatggacacaatgcctttatttatttttatgtggtgctgaggatcgaacccagtactttACACGcgctagtcaagtgctctgccactgagccacaacctaagcCCCAGATCTTTTGTATTTTGGAGGCCATTATCTTTCTATGtgaaatacatatgcaaatgggttgaaaatttaaatttcctaatTAATAACAGTTGTtataggatttattttatttggtattggAATAATTAATGGTAAATTGctagttttcttatttctaatataacataatttaaagAAGACAAGTGGGGAAAGATTTTAAAGCTTGAAATTTCAAACAAACTCATGCTTACCTGTTGAGTTTCATGTTCTGTTGGTCTTAGCCACGGGAGAGAGGAATGTGGTGGAAGGAGACCATGCAACCACAAAGAATTAAGTGATTTCCCAAAGCCAAATCTAGAAAACTataaacatggagaaaaaaacaaaacaaacatacttACATTTCAATCTTatggaatacaaataaaaagtaaaaataacattgGTTAATGTAAATTCTCTCTTCCAACAGACAAAAATTTCATTCTGGGTAAGACTGCAGTATTGCTATAAATTTGTTTAAGATTCAGCTTTTTAAGCACATGTGTTTTGGGCTATATAATAAAACCGATAATGTAaaaaaggatttaatttttttttttacttgtagataggacacaatacctttatttatttatttatttttatgtgatgctgaggattgaacccagtgcctcccgtgtggtaggcaaaagctctaccactaagctatacccccagcccaggattttttttttactaaagaaaattcaatattgtGTTTGTTTTCCCCTGCCACCcaccttattttgtttttggcaaTCTCagttacttatttgttttttcagtatttaGGATATTATCTATTCATAAGCAAATTTTTTGAATTATGATGCTGTTgctaccaccatcatcaccaccactaaTTTCTGAattagaaatttttgaaaatatgattacCTGAGAAAGTGCATTCAATCCCTGGAGACTTCCCAACTGTCTCATTGtctattaagtaaaaaaataaaataaaattagtgttTGTTGCATtagtacatgtactttggataatgatgtctataaTTTTCTGCCTTTTGACCCAGTTGATTTCTCATGATGTTTAACATTATCAAGATAAAGTGTGGGATGGGTTAACTTGAATAAAAAAATGAGTAGACCCAAATCATACTGAGAGATGTACATGTGAAAGTGTGGATTTGCCATTATTGTTATTCTAATAAAAAATGAGCTTGCTTTTATCATTAATTAAAGGAGGAAGAGTGTcagttaagtgtgtgtgtgtgtcacattaAACATGGAAAAATGGCTCATTCAACTGAAATGTAAGTGTAATTGTGAGGGTATTGCTTCATTAAATCTTTCCCCCTACTTAAATTACTTTATCTTAAACACattcaatttgaaaaacaatttggaaaaataGACACACCAAACAAAGCAAACCAATCTTCAACTTTTTCCCGAGAAAAAAGACTTCAAAAacataagtataaaatacattGGAAGAAACATCTGGATAGATTATCAAGAATGTGACTAGATCCACAAAAagtcaattttacttttttaatgggaaaagattttttaatgagtttaacttgaaagtgagaagaaaatttcaaagaaatgagCTTCTATGTGAGATAAACATCTAGCCCATATACCTACTGGCTGACCTCAGATTGTtatgaaagaaggaaattttgcaaTGCCTTGTGGAAACTGTGGTATTTATGAACTCCTAAATTTCTGTTTATAGCTGTAAATGTTTTATTGTATGGTCAGAGGTTTCTATGTTTCGGGGGTTGTCTAATCAGACCATATATTATTTATGAGAACTGCAGTAAGGGAAATACAGGCTATATAGGTGGTATTATagtacaatgcaaatgctatttatttatttataaaaaataagtgacagcaaatacattacaattcttactatacatatacagcacaatttttcatatctctggttgtatataaagtatgttgacaccaatttgtgtcttcatacatgtactttggataatgatgtctatcactttccaccatccttgctaactccctgcccctccctttcccttccacccctctgccctatctagagttcctctattcctgccatgttccccctcccttccccactatgaatcagcctccttataacagagaaagcattcgacatttttttgggggggattggctaacttcactaagcattatcttctctaatgccatcaatttacctgcaaatgccatgatttcattctcttttattgctgagtaaaattccattgtgtatatatgccacatttttaaaaatccattcatccactgaagggcatctaggctggctccacaatttagctattgtgaatttgcagctattaaatattgatgtggctgttttcctgtagtatgctgattttagcacttttttgaacaaataaatttgTGCAGGTACGTTTTCTTCATGAAAACTTTATTATGTAAGAAATTATAAGTGGCATGGCTAAATATAAACCATTTTTGCTATAGAGCAATGTGTTTTAATTAATGTCATAATTACATTAATGTGTACATAATATAGggtattaattataattattgctTTGATTCACATATAGATTATGTTTGAAAGCTTAAAGCACCTGCAAATTTAAAATTGCAGAATTATAGAATAAAGCTCTAATAAATCTCACTAACGTATCTAGAACTGCTCGGGATGACAGTCACAGACTTCTGACTAGGAAAACTAAAAACAGTTTATTATGTTTCTCCATGATCAGGGACATGccaatgtaaatattatatatacaaactCTAGTAATAATACATACCTCAAGGCTCAAACTAGCCATGCCAGGTGCCATGCCTGGTGCCCCAGGTTGCTGAGGAAACATCTAAAttgaaataagaataattttgagTTCTCTTAGAAACTTTCTTAAATGCATGTTGGGAATACAAAATCACCCCAGTACATAAGGGCTAGCTGAGAGGCCACCATATTGGTTTATTAGTCAAATGAATTGGTATTTTGGACAGAATGAAGAAGAATTTAAGTTATTTAGGAGAATTaccataatatttaataattttgctaCCTAtgcatcatttatttttgtgcataGCTTACTCCTATGttactttaaaagcaaaatttgatTTAAAGCTAAACACAATAAGAAGTAAAGCAACAAAAGAGTAGTAAAATAGATAGAAGTAATAGTAGtaaatagataaagcaaaatttcttaaaaaatattacataaaaagcAAAGGGGTTACACATGAGCTGAATTTTCATGTGATTTCAACAAACCTCCATATTTTTGGTTTATGGCATTGAGAAAAATCATGTGCAAGACCTAACTTGCTTCCCATTCAAAGGGCTTTAACAAGTTTTCTATCATCTTTAGTGGATGATTACTCTATCAACCTGTTGATCTGTGTTTTGTATTCTTAAATCACATCCAGGCTGGTTTTCCTTAAATAAAAAGCATTCTAGCACTAGGTACTGTGCTATTATACTCAATATGTTCACTTGAAAGTTGTTAAAATTATAGCTGTATTTAcagaaattagtttaaaaatttaattatttcctttttaagcCTTCCttatgtttttacatattaatatgtGCAAATACCAGGGCACAAAATGGAGAATAGAAGAGTAGGAATTAGggtaaatggatttttaaagtttttagttCTTTGGATATTTACATTTCTAGTGTCAAGGAatgccttctttctttcatttgtactACATATATTTATGGAATGTCTACTAAATATATTgggattattttttcctttagaagtAAGAAGTTCAGGAATTGTACCCCATATCATTTTACTCCCTACTTTTTCATGTAAGTAAAATCCCACTTTCTGAGTTGTGgtgaaaatttttctaaataatttagtTTTGGACATTATAAATGTGTAGCAAACATTCTGGGTAGAGAAGGAGGTTAGTTGTTTAGATAGGAAGAATGATTGTGAGTACCTGTGTTATATGGGTATGAGTATGTATGATACAGCAGACTGTTCAGAATTTGAGAGGACTGTAAGAACACAGTCTTCTTTTTACAGTCCTCTTCCTTCCCATTGGTCAGAATACAAATAACACAGATAGGTTTAACTACAGAACAAAATATAAGTATATTCTGGAACATATATTTCTATATGTTCCAAGGCATGAATTAAGGAACAATATTtccataaatgtaaataaaaatacattttcaatgaGGAATTAAAAGGAGACGAATATCTGATTTGATGGACAATTGTAAGGAATTGTCCTGTTCCTCAGAGTGGGCCTGATTGATTAAGGTATAGATCAGATAAGGTTCATAGTATCAATGTAATAGATAGTTGAGGTAGACCGTAATGTTGGTACCATATAAAGTTAAGTTAGGGTGGCAAcctcaatttttctttcatttaaaattcatcttgCATGATAGGACAGAAATTCTACTTTTATTGTGGAAATTgaaattttcattcttataatTGGTTTTCAtcctctttaaaacatttaaggAACCCAAATAGTTATAACCTTTTCTCTCaaggaattaaaatattctgaagcTCATTTGAGGCCAACTATGAGCTCCTCAAGATAAGAGATCGTGGCTTAATGTATTTTCATGTCTCCAGTGCCTACCTCATAGCTGGATGCATGGTATGTGCATGTAATTGCATGTAGTCTGTGTGTAATTGCTAATGCATATAGCAACTGAATAAAGTCTTTGACATATCAGAATTGCATGCTTAACTGAAGTAGTTTAGTGCTCCAAGAGATCATGTTTGTATGAGATCCTTACCCTATATGATTATGTGGATCAGATGACATGTACTTAGCCCCATTGCCACGACCTGTTTTGAGAAATTGCAGCTCTCTGTCACACAATTTCACCCCTAAAAGGTAAATTTGTTACTTAATTACTAACTTTAACTAGAATTACCTAGCTTAGTTTTGTAACCAaagtaatttggccaatattgtcctttttaaaatgaagaagtatactttactttttttcagagaaattttctctttccattaaaTATCATAATGATATAGCAAGGAATTAATAACAAAATTGTGCCATGTTATTGTGGATGCCCCCTAAGTCTTTTAActtcaaatgaatgaaataaaacttaGAAATTGTCTttgggatatttaaaatattgtttggaATAGGAAAAATATGTGACGGACTTATTGCATTTTGATAATAAAGCTGAAATGCAAGCTGCATGACTTTGATTCAGTAGAATCTATACTAATGAATTAAATCAAATGAGTTCATGTAAGGACTCTTAGCCAATGTCATTTCAGTGTTGCCTGATATCAAACTATCAGGAACCCATGTAGTGCATACTCTAGAAGATAAACTTACCGGCACTGCAAAACTCATTTCCAGGAGGCACAGGATCAGTATCAagtctttcattttgaaaaatgaaatctaaaaCACAATTGGTGGAGAATTAAATCAGGTAAATTTTTACATCATGgctaaaagacatttaaaagagCGAATGTGAATCTATGCTCTTCCAAAataatcaagttttaaaaaaatatccaaaaagatTTGTAATTTAGTTGTTCCTGGAATGAATTGGcaagcaattaaaaatatctaaacacTTTATTATGGAGTTACAATCTAAATGACAATTTAGGAATGACCTCTAAGGATATTCTTTAAATTCTGTGCTGCATTTCATAAAACAAATCATAAATAAATCCCTTCCAGTATGTGAAATCTTGGTCTATCAAGTACTATTAACAGAAAACTATAGTTTGCTTAAACTTTGGGacaaattttgaaatacatttacaATGCAATTTCAATAAACCTTTATTTGCAGATGTATGGGATATATCATTTGATGTTTAGATTATCTACATAAGTATGCCAAAACTTATCTTTGTCAAATTAGagtaaatggaatattttaatttcttttggctTTAGTCGAATATATGTCCCCCAATTCAGTTTTTCCTCCTAAAATGAATTatctttctaaatttattctgTAAGCTCAAAAGGCTCTTTGCTCTTACATGAGTAGAGatctgaataataaataaatttgcttaTCTCCTAATACTTTTCTAAATTAGGTATTGTCACTAATAATCACAGATAGTAAAAAGAAAAGGTCTAAGGTTAAGTCTTTTTTTTGCTTAGCTGGATGGTTATTAGATATGTCTTCTCTGAAACATGCTAATGGATTATAATAAGCTATTATTCAGCATCTAGTGACAAATGAAGATAAATCTTCTTTATAAAGGTTGCCTGAAGATAGGAAAAAAGAACTTACAGGAAATATATGGAAACCATAAAATCACATTTTACCTTAGATGCTGACATTCACTGTGTTCTCAGGGCCTGTTGATGCTAATCAAGATAGTTCTAAGGAaagaagattaaattttttttctggactgtGCCTGGGACTTGCTCTGTACCTCTCATTCAGGGAAGATCAGAAACCTTTATTTAAAGTGGTGGTCCACCAATCAAAGTGAAgcaaaatgcaggaaaaaaaaaatctctgctccTGCAATTAGCCCACACCCTTTTATTGCATGCAAGGACATTGACCCTGTAgggtttcattatttttaattgtaactcAACCCTTGTGTTTATTCAGAGAACTGAATTACAGGGAAAACAGCAAGGGAAAAACGGACATAGGTTTTAAAGACAATCATTTTGGCGAGTTGAGGGAAATATACGTAAAATAGTTGCAAAACAAGCCATTATCTGTTTTGTGCAAGTATTTATCTGTAGATAAAGCTAGTGACCCAGTGCCAGCAATCTCAGGAGTTTCAAACTCAGGTTTATTCCTTCCCTCCAACAGATATTCACTCTCGAGGTAAACACTAAAGTATCTTTCTGGGTTTGAAAGAGAAGGTGAAA encodes:
- the Ambn gene encoding ameloblastin isoform X2 codes for the protein MSASKISFFKMKDLILILCLLEMSFAVPMFPQQPGAPGMAPGMASLSLETMRQLGSLQGLNALSQFSRFGFGKSLNSLWLHGLLPPHSSLPWLRPTEHETQQPSLQPQQSGLKPFLQPTAATAIQATAQKGGPQPPMHPRQLPLQDGEPPATEQEVAPTEKPPTSKLLVMDFAGPQVPSLFHIARVISRGPLPQNKPSALYPGMFYTSYGTNQLNAPTRLGMMSSEEMEGGRGGPMGYGAMFPGFGGLRHSLRRMSPNPAMGGDFTLEFDSPAGTKGPEKGEGEAQASPMQEANPANPKNPALLSQIAPGAHAGLLAFPNDNIPNLARGPARQRKGPLGVTPSAADPLMTPELAEVYETYGADVTTPLDTGEATMDTTMTPDTQQTSMPGNKVHQPQMVHDAWRFHEP
- the Ambn gene encoding ameloblastin isoform X1; translation: MSASKISFFKMKDLILILCLLEMSFAVPMFPQQPGAPGMAPGMASLSLETMRQLGSLQGLNALSQFSRFGFGKSLNSLWLHGLLPPHSSLPWLRPTEHETQQYEYSLPVHPPPLPSQPSLQPQQSGLKPFLQPTAATAIQATAQKGGPQPPMHPRQLPLQDGEPPATEQEVAPTEKPPTSKLLVMDFAGPQVPSLFHIARVISRGPLPQNKPSALYPGMFYTSYGTNQLNAPTRLGMMSSEEMEGGRGGPMGYGAMFPGFGGLRHSLRRMSPNPAMGGDFTLEFDSPAGTKGPEKGEGEAQASPMQEANPANPKNPALLSQIAPGAHAGLLAFPNDNIPNLARGPARQRKGPLGVTPSAADPLMTPELAEVYETYGADVTTPLDTGEATMDTTMTPDTQQTSMPGNKVHQPQMVHDAWRFHEP